One Lentibacillus cibarius DNA window includes the following coding sequences:
- a CDS encoding 3-ketoacyl-ACP reductase encodes MGQDIQGKVAYITGAGSGIGRATALELAAEGVHVGLIARTESKLQAVAKEAKAHGVNVHYTPCDIADMGKVEQAACELRQHVGPADILINNAGIGLKGNFLELDPQDWKHTLEVNVFGTYHVTRAVLPDMIEKDKGDIINISSSNGLKGTAKSTSYSASKFAVQGMSEALMQEVRPHNIRVFTMNPSMVATEMMYGDDPDKNDKDKYMQPEDLAEYMVSQLKLHQRIFIKQSLQWATNPF; translated from the coding sequence ATGGGACAGGATATACAAGGAAAAGTAGCGTACATAACCGGCGCTGGCAGTGGCATAGGGCGTGCGACTGCGCTTGAATTAGCTGCAGAAGGGGTACATGTTGGGTTGATTGCCCGTACCGAAAGCAAGCTGCAGGCCGTCGCGAAAGAAGCGAAGGCACATGGGGTGAATGTCCATTATACGCCCTGTGACATTGCTGATATGGGTAAAGTGGAGCAGGCAGCCTGCGAACTGCGGCAACATGTGGGTCCTGCTGATATCCTTATCAACAATGCCGGAATCGGTTTGAAGGGGAATTTCCTGGAACTTGATCCCCAAGATTGGAAGCACACGCTGGAAGTGAATGTCTTTGGTACGTATCATGTAACCCGAGCTGTGCTTCCGGACATGATTGAAAAAGATAAGGGCGATATCATCAACATTTCCTCCAGTAACGGGCTGAAAGGGACGGCAAAGTCAACGTCATACAGTGCGTCCAAATTCGCTGTCCAAGGCATGTCCGAGGCACTGATGCAGGAAGTGCGGCCGCATAACATTCGTGTCTTTACCATGAATCCGAGCATGGTGGCAACGGAAATGATGTATGGTGATGACCCTGATAAAAATGATAAAGACAAGTACATGCAGCCGGAAGATCTGGCGGAATATATGGTATCCCAGCTGAAATTGCATCAGCGTATTTTCATTAAACAATCACTGCAGTGGGCGACGAATCCGTTTTAA
- a CDS encoding pentapeptide repeat-containing protein, producing the protein MVKKKRAIQKPDLPDKLDTMTLEKLTDQDNLEMGVIQEATGDPIHAEHVRFEQMHFQNVRLNDAILPFSHWLDVIFENCDLSGVQLQGARLNRVSFRNCKLAGADLDRAVMSDVTWTDCQAPYLLCNQAELRDVYFDQCLLKGANFMDVSQDHLQLDTSDIQDVQFTGTSLNNVDLSRCAFGYIHLGEQDLRGAVIAPEQASALIGLFGVNVKDE; encoded by the coding sequence ATGGTCAAGAAAAAGCGAGCCATCCAAAAGCCGGATCTGCCGGACAAGCTAGACACCATGACATTAGAGAAACTAACCGATCAGGACAATTTGGAGATGGGAGTCATTCAGGAAGCTACCGGTGACCCTATTCACGCCGAACACGTCCGGTTTGAACAAATGCATTTCCAGAACGTGCGCTTAAACGATGCGATTTTGCCGTTCTCCCACTGGCTTGATGTCATTTTTGAAAACTGCGATCTTTCCGGTGTCCAGCTGCAAGGCGCACGATTAAATCGTGTATCATTCCGTAATTGCAAATTGGCTGGCGCTGATTTGGACCGGGCCGTCATGAGCGATGTGACGTGGACCGACTGCCAAGCCCCTTATTTGCTGTGCAATCAAGCCGAGCTACGGGATGTGTATTTTGATCAATGTTTATTGAAAGGGGCCAATTTTATGGACGTGTCCCAAGATCATTTGCAGCTTGACACATCTGACATCCAAGACGTTCAATTCACCGGTACATCGCTCAACAACGTCGACCTCAGCCGGTGTGCATTCGGTTACATACATCTAGGGGAGCAGGACTTACGCGGCGCGGTCATTGCACCGGAACAGGCGAGTGCATTGATTGGATTATTTGGGGTGAATGTGAAGGATGAATAA
- a CDS encoding DnaD domain-containing protein — translation MNYIKQLNAFYSLLDVRPLSSSAISLWHALLHINNKTGWRKSFTVAGVVLRLKSGLNESSFKRARQELTEKDCITYMPGRGNQAPSYQLTCLSHTMNPSTDVPVEEWPADNENNQRMDYSLDHNADCNADHNTEHSVNRNIADFAPNHGRDRNMDYSSDHNADCNTDRSANHTADPLVKQKHKQIHKPNKTTVADAIAFHEENIGYTPPFIRDSITHWMNDVGESLVLEAMKRAIKRNKPSWNYVKGILQAWVNTGIRTVDAARAEETTFRGSQLTSVRKPVSGEVVPDWFHDRKKQRKAEPRQMPQQTPEQFAETERLLDKFRKKAKVNA, via the coding sequence ATGAACTATATTAAACAATTGAACGCTTTCTACAGTCTGCTTGACGTCCGTCCACTGTCATCATCCGCTATTTCTCTCTGGCACGCATTGCTGCACATCAACAACAAGACAGGCTGGAGAAAATCGTTTACCGTCGCGGGAGTTGTCCTGCGTCTCAAATCCGGTCTAAACGAAAGCTCCTTTAAACGCGCTCGACAGGAACTAACAGAAAAAGACTGCATTACATACATGCCAGGCAGAGGCAACCAGGCCCCAAGCTATCAACTCACCTGTCTATCACACACGATGAACCCCAGTACTGATGTACCTGTGGAGGAATGGCCTGCTGATAATGAAAATAACCAGCGTATGGATTACTCTTTGGATCATAATGCGGATTGCAATGCGGACCACAACACGGAGCACAGTGTGAACCGCAATATAGCAGATTTTGCCCCGAATCACGGGCGTGACCGCAACATGGACTATTCTTCGGACCACAATGCGGACTGCAACACGGACCGCAGTGCGAACCACACGGCGGACCCATTAGTTAAACAGAAACATAAACAAATACATAAACCAAACAAAACAACAGTAGCAGATGCTATTGCGTTTCACGAGGAAAATATTGGCTACACACCGCCGTTTATCAGGGACTCCATAACGCATTGGATGAACGACGTCGGCGAATCACTCGTTCTGGAAGCAATGAAACGAGCGATCAAACGAAACAAACCAAGCTGGAACTATGTGAAAGGCATTTTACAAGCATGGGTCAACACCGGTATCCGCACAGTAGACGCAGCCCGTGCGGAAGAAACAACATTTCGCGGCAGTCAATTAACAAGCGTCCGAAAACCAGTATCCGGTGAAGTGGTGCCCGATTGGTTTCATGATCGGAAAAAACAACGCAAGGCCGAGCCACGGCAAATGCCTCAGCAAACACCAGAGCAATTTGCTGAAACTGAACGCCTGCTGGACAAGTTTCGTAAAAAAGCCAAGGTGAATGCTTAG